A genomic stretch from Gloeocapsa sp. DLM2.Bin57 includes:
- a CDS encoding IS200/IS605 family transposase yields the protein FVASCGGVTISTLKTYIQNQDEIK from the coding sequence TTTGTGGCTAGTTGTGGTGGTGTTACTATTTCAACCCTTAAAACTTATATACAGAATCAAGATGAAATAAAATAA
- a CDS encoding ribulose bisphosphate carboxylase small subunit, with the protein MKTLPKERRYETLSYLPPLTDQQITRQIEYMLEQGYIPAVEFEENPEPTDHHWTLWKLPLFEARSSQDVLNEVRECRSEYPNYYIRVIGFDNIKQCQTVSFIVHKPGSARY; encoded by the coding sequence ATGAAAACATTACCAAAAGAACGTCGTTACGAAACTCTATCCTATTTACCCCCCCTCACTGATCAGCAAATTACTCGACAAATTGAGTATATGCTAGAACAAGGTTATATCCCCGCGGTTGAGTTTGAAGAAAACCCCGAACCCACCGACCACCACTGGACACTCTGGAAATTACCTTTATTTGAAGCTCGTAGTTCTCAAGACGTCTTAAACGAAGTTCGTGAATGTCGTTCTGAATATCCTAACTACTATATTCGTGTGATTGGTTTTGATAACATTAAACAATGTCAAACCGTTAGCTTTATTGTTCACAAACCAGGTAGCGCTCGTTACTAA
- a CDS encoding RbcX chaperonin protein, with product MYPKQIATETAKVLQSYLTYQAVKTIIAQLSETNPSMALWLTEYSSGNKMQDGEAYIEGLMLEHKDLVMRILAVRRDLAEQILDFLPDMVRQNLEQSSLNNRRQLLERLTQSLPSDCDTFPDHNYPESD from the coding sequence ATGTATCCAAAACAAATCGCCACCGAAACAGCAAAAGTTTTACAAAGTTATCTGACTTACCAAGCGGTCAAAACCATTATCGCTCAGTTATCAGAAACTAACCCCTCTATGGCGCTTTGGCTCACCGAATACTCTTCGGGAAATAAAATGCAAGACGGAGAAGCCTATATAGAAGGACTGATGCTAGAACATAAAGACCTGGTGATGCGCATCTTGGCAGTAAGAAGAGATTTAGCTGAACAAATCCTAGATTTTCTCCCAGATATGGTACGTCAAAATCTAGAACAATCTAGTTTAAATAATCGTCGCCAACTTTTAGAGCGTCTAACTCAGTCTCTCCCCTCTGATTGCGATACATTTCCCGACCATAATTATCCCGAATCAGATTAA
- a CDS encoding form I ribulose bisphosphate carboxylase large subunit, with amino-acid sequence MVQAKSGPSFKAGVQDYRLTYYMPDYTPKDTDILAAFRVTPQPGVPPEEAAAAVAAESSTGTWTTVWTDNLTDLDRYKGRCYDIERIPGEDNQFFCFIAYPLDLFEEGSVTNLLTSLVGNVFGFKALKGLRLEDLRIPVAYLKTFQGPPHGITVERDILNKYGRPLLGCTIKPKLGLSAKNYGRAVYECLRGGLDFTKDDENINSQPFMRWRDRFLFVAEAVHKAQAETNEIKGHYLNVTAGTCEDMLERAEFVKELKMPILMHDYLTGGFTANTTLSKWCRRNGILMHIHRAMHAVIDRQKNHGIHFRVLAKCLRMSGGDHLHSGTVVGKLEGERGITMGFVDQMREDYVEEDRSRGIFFTQDWASMGGVMPVASGGIHVWHMPALVEIFGDDSCLQFGGGTLGHPWGNAPGATANRVALEACIQARNEGRNLAREGNDIIREATRWSPELKVACELWKEIKFEFDAVDTL; translated from the coding sequence ATGGTGCAAGCAAAATCAGGTCCTAGCTTTAAAGCAGGGGTACAAGACTACAGACTAACCTATTACATGCCAGACTATACTCCCAAAGATACAGATATTCTGGCAGCATTCCGTGTAACTCCTCAACCAGGTGTTCCTCCCGAAGAAGCAGCAGCAGCAGTAGCAGCTGAATCTTCCACAGGGACTTGGACAACAGTATGGACTGATAACTTAACCGATCTAGATCGTTACAAAGGTCGTTGTTATGATATCGAGCGCATCCCTGGAGAAGACAACCAATTCTTCTGTTTTATCGCTTATCCTTTAGACTTGTTTGAAGAAGGCTCAGTAACCAACCTGTTAACCTCACTCGTAGGTAACGTATTTGGATTTAAAGCTCTTAAAGGTCTCAGATTAGAAGACTTACGTATTCCTGTAGCTTACCTCAAAACCTTCCAAGGACCTCCCCACGGTATCACCGTAGAACGTGATATTCTCAATAAATACGGTCGTCCTCTCTTAGGTTGTACCATCAAACCTAAATTAGGTCTCTCCGCTAAGAACTACGGTCGTGCTGTCTATGAATGTTTGCGCGGTGGTTTAGACTTCACTAAAGACGACGAAAATATTAACTCTCAACCCTTCATGCGTTGGCGCGATCGCTTCTTATTCGTAGCAGAAGCAGTACACAAAGCTCAAGCAGAAACCAACGAAATCAAAGGACACTACCTCAACGTTACCGCGGGTACTTGTGAAGATATGCTAGAGCGTGCAGAGTTCGTTAAAGAACTAAAAATGCCAATTTTGATGCACGACTACTTAACTGGTGGCTTCACCGCTAATACCACCCTATCTAAATGGTGTCGTCGCAACGGCATTTTAATGCACATTCACCGCGCTATGCACGCTGTTATTGACCGTCAGAAGAACCATGGTATTCACTTCCGCGTACTGGCAAAATGTTTACGTATGTCTGGTGGTGACCACTTACACTCTGGTACAGTTGTAGGTAAACTAGAAGGTGAACGCGGTATTACCATGGGCTTTGTTGACCAAATGCGCGAAGACTATGTAGAAGAAGATCGCTCTCGCGGTATTTTCTTCACCCAAGATTGGGCTTCCATGGGTGGAGTTATGCCTGTAGCGTCTGGTGGTATTCACGTTTGGCACATGCCTGCTCTCGTAGAAATCTTCGGTGACGACTCCTGTTTACAATTTGGTGGTGGTACTCTTGGTCACCCTTGGGGTAACGCTCCTGGTGCTACCGCTAACCGTGTTGCTCTTGAAGCTTGTATCCAAGCTCGTAACGAAGGTCGTAACCTCGCTCGCGAAGGTAATGATATCATCAGAGAAGCAACTCGCTGGTCTCCTGAATTGAAAGTAGCTTGCGAACTCTGGAAAGAAATTAAATTCGAGTTTGACGCAGTAGATACACTCTAA
- a CDS encoding carbon dioxide concentrating mechanism protein: MYLPSVQPIHHQDIYINGDVYIDPQAILAPGVILQAAPDSRIVIKAGACLGMGTVLNAYQGTIEVEAGVVLGPGVLIIGNCQIGSNACIGTASTVIDTKIESKRMIPPGSLIGDRYSRQDLDPSPTLETELPETKETTPEYTEPIIVEETESESQTTSPTPDSPVIGEVYINQLLLTLFPETRNLGNSKK; this comes from the coding sequence ATGTATTTGCCCTCTGTGCAACCAATCCATCACCAAGATATATATATTAACGGTGATGTCTATATAGATCCTCAAGCAATTCTTGCTCCTGGGGTAATTTTACAAGCAGCTCCTGATAGTCGCATAGTTATTAAAGCAGGTGCTTGTCTGGGAATGGGAACAGTTCTCAACGCTTATCAGGGGACTATCGAAGTCGAAGCAGGGGTGGTATTAGGTCCTGGTGTCCTGATTATTGGTAATTGTCAAATAGGCTCTAATGCTTGTATTGGTACAGCTAGTACTGTTATAGATACCAAAATTGAATCTAAACGGATGATACCTCCTGGCTCTCTAATCGGCGATCGCTATAGTCGTCAGGATCTAGATCCTTCTCCCACCCTGGAAACTGAATTACCAGAAACAAAAGAAACTACCCCAGAATATACCGAGCCAATAATTGTTGAAGAGACAGAATCAGAGTCTCAGACAACCTCTCCAACTCCTGATTCTCCTGTGATCGGTGAGGTTTATATTAATCAATTGCTCTTAACTCTTTTTCCAGAAACTAGAAATTTAGGCAATTCTAAAAAATAG
- a CDS encoding carbon dioxide concentrating mechanism protein CcmM — MLVEVLTTAAPPTPWSKDLAEPRIDPSAYVHSFSNLIGDVYVGPNVLIAPGTSIRADEGSPFYIGEGTNIQDGVVIHGLEQGRVIGDDQREYSVWIGKETCITHMALIHGPAYVGDFCFIGFRSTIFNAKIGDGCIIMMHALIQDVEIPPGKYVPSGAVITNQQQADRLPDVQSSDKNFAHHVVQINEALRAGYLCAANVACINPIKEKLENKESKGNMSLNGDTRDQVRNLLAQGCKLGIEYADERRFKTKSWLSASTLQGQREDQVMQELQQVLREYEGQYVRLIGIDPQQKRRVVELIIQRPGETVSNLNSSSYQAPSPSNYSNTNSGHNLNNDLSAQVQSFLQQGCQLTLEHADKRRFKTKSWLTVGTLTSNTTSKVRQELQANLQSYTGEYVRLVAVDPQAKRRVAEIIIQRPEESFNQVTTTHSQPSYQASSSSYSGNSSSSGLDSETINQVRNLLAQGYKIGTEHADKRRFKSQSWHSCAPIDSQRESEVISALEACLQEHQGEYVRLIGIDTQQKRRVLESIIQRPDGNNGTTVAQSQPTSTPTTEVETNNYSNGNGHSNGSTLNGEIVNQLRNLISQGYTIGTEHADKRRFKSQSWHSCAPIESQRESEVISALEACLQEHQGEYVRLIGIDTKQKRRILETIIQRP, encoded by the coding sequence GTGTTAGTAGAAGTCCTCACTACAGCAGCACCACCTACCCCTTGGTCAAAAGATTTAGCAGAACCACGGATAGATCCTAGTGCTTATGTCCACTCATTCTCTAATCTGATTGGAGATGTTTATGTAGGACCAAACGTCTTAATCGCCCCTGGTACATCAATTAGAGCCGATGAAGGTAGCCCCTTTTATATCGGTGAAGGTACTAATATCCAAGACGGGGTAGTCATTCACGGACTAGAACAAGGTCGTGTTATCGGAGACGATCAGCGAGAATATTCAGTCTGGATCGGCAAAGAAACCTGTATTACCCATATGGCACTAATTCATGGACCGGCTTATGTGGGTGATTTTTGTTTTATTGGGTTTCGTTCCACAATCTTTAACGCCAAAATAGGTGATGGTTGTATCATTATGATGCACGCCTTGATCCAAGATGTAGAAATTCCCCCTGGAAAATACGTCCCTTCAGGTGCAGTTATTACCAATCAACAACAAGCAGATCGCCTACCTGATGTACAAAGTAGCGATAAAAATTTTGCTCACCACGTTGTCCAAATCAACGAAGCCCTCAGAGCAGGTTATCTCTGCGCGGCTAATGTCGCTTGTATCAACCCCATCAAAGAAAAACTAGAAAATAAAGAAAGTAAGGGAAATATGAGTTTAAATGGAGACACCCGCGACCAAGTACGCAATCTCTTGGCTCAAGGATGTAAATTAGGTATAGAATACGCCGATGAGCGTCGCTTTAAAACTAAATCTTGGTTAAGCGCTTCTACCCTACAAGGGCAACGTGAAGACCAAGTAATGCAAGAGTTACAGCAAGTACTTAGAGAATACGAAGGACAATATGTACGCTTAATTGGTATTGATCCTCAACAAAAACGTCGCGTTGTAGAACTGATTATTCAACGCCCAGGTGAAACAGTTAGTAACCTTAACAGTTCTAGCTATCAAGCGCCTAGCCCTAGTAATTATAGTAATACTAACTCTGGTCATAACCTTAATAATGATTTGAGTGCTCAGGTGCAATCTTTCCTACAACAAGGTTGTCAATTAACCCTAGAGCACGCCGATAAACGTCGCTTCAAAACTAAGTCATGGCTCACCGTAGGTACTTTAACTAGTAATACAACAAGCAAAGTCAGGCAAGAACTACAAGCTAATCTACAAAGCTATACGGGTGAATACGTTCGCTTAGTCGCAGTAGATCCTCAAGCTAAACGTCGTGTAGCTGAAATAATAATTCAACGTCCCGAAGAATCTTTTAACCAAGTAACCACTACTCACTCTCAACCAAGTTATCAAGCTAGCAGTTCTTCCTATAGTGGCAATAGTAGCAGTTCTGGTTTAGATAGTGAAACTATTAACCAAGTACGTAACCTCCTGGCTCAAGGTTACAAAATTGGGACAGAACACGCCGATAAACGCCGTTTTAAATCCCAATCTTGGCATAGCTGCGCTCCTATCGACAGTCAAAGAGAATCAGAAGTAATTTCCGCCCTAGAAGCTTGTTTGCAAGAACATCAAGGAGAATACGTGCGTTTAATCGGTATCGATACTCAACAAAAACGCCGAGTCTTAGAAAGCATTATTCAACGTCCCGACGGTAATAATGGTACTACTGTAGCTCAAAGCCAACCAACCTCAACTCCTACTACCGAAGTCGAAACCAATAACTATAGCAATGGTAATGGTCATAGTAATGGTAGTACATTAAATGGCGAGATAGTTAACCAATTACGCAATCTGATCTCTCAAGGTTATACCATTGGGACAGAGCACGCCGATAAACGTCGCTTTAAATCCCAATCTTGGCATAGCTGTGCTCCCATTGAAAGTCAAAGAGAATCAGAAGTAATTTCCGCCCTAGAAGCTTGTTTGCAAGAACATCAAGGGGAATATGTACGTTTAATTGGTATTGATACCAAACAAAAACGCCGCATTCTTGAAACCATTATTCAACGTCCCTAG